One genomic window of Aquisalimonas sp. 2447 includes the following:
- a CDS encoding TRAP transporter large permease subunit yields the protein MPLEYYALGMIIAFFVLVLSGMPVGFAVAGVGFLFGFIGFDGWLFELLPSRIYGVITNYTLLAIPLFVFMGVMLERSRIAERMLDVIGHMCGRLPGGMALAVILVGVLLGASTGIVGAAIVTLTLMALPTLIRRGYKTPIACGTICAAGTLGQIIPPSLVLLVLADIMNISVGSLFAAALVPGLLLAGLYLVYLLGLAYFFAADVPAIDEEERAALSKTQLVKDIGTTVVPPLLLVFAVLGSIIGGVAAPTEAASVGAVGALLLTFVSGRLSMPVLSETLTTSVRISCMIFFVLIASQVFALAFRGLDGEFLIEGMFTFVPGGVYAALIFMLVLIFVLGFFLEWIQISYIAVPLLLPFIQQAGGDISMVWVAILIAMNLQTSFLTPPFGWSLLFMRGVAPPGVTTGDIYRGAVPFVIIQIVALALIFAFPGVVLWLPEAIGW from the coding sequence ATGCCGTTGGAATACTATGCCCTCGGGATGATCATCGCCTTCTTCGTTCTCGTCCTTTCGGGAATGCCGGTGGGTTTCGCCGTCGCCGGCGTCGGCTTTCTGTTCGGATTCATCGGCTTCGACGGCTGGCTTTTCGAATTGCTGCCTTCCCGGATTTACGGCGTGATCACCAACTACACGCTTCTTGCCATCCCGCTGTTCGTGTTCATGGGCGTGATGCTGGAACGCTCCCGGATCGCCGAGCGCATGCTGGATGTCATTGGCCACATGTGCGGACGGCTGCCCGGGGGTATGGCGCTGGCGGTGATCCTGGTGGGAGTGCTGCTGGGGGCGTCCACGGGCATTGTCGGCGCTGCCATCGTGACGCTGACGCTGATGGCCCTGCCCACCCTGATTCGCCGGGGTTACAAGACGCCCATCGCCTGCGGGACCATCTGCGCGGCGGGCACCCTGGGGCAGATCATACCGCCGAGCCTGGTTCTGCTGGTGCTCGCCGATATCATGAACATCTCCGTGGGCAGTCTGTTTGCTGCCGCACTGGTGCCGGGCCTGCTGCTGGCCGGGCTGTATCTGGTCTACCTGCTGGGGCTGGCGTACTTCTTCGCCGCGGACGTGCCGGCCATCGACGAGGAGGAGCGCGCAGCGCTCAGCAAGACCCAACTGGTCAAGGATATCGGCACCACGGTTGTGCCGCCCCTGTTGCTGGTGTTCGCGGTGCTGGGGTCGATCATCGGCGGCGTTGCCGCCCCGACGGAGGCGGCGTCGGTGGGGGCCGTGGGAGCGCTGCTGCTGACCTTCGTCAGTGGCCGGCTATCCATGCCGGTGCTCAGTGAGACGCTGACCACGTCCGTGCGCATCAGCTGCATGATCTTCTTCGTGCTGATCGCTTCGCAGGTCTTTGCCCTGGCTTTCCGCGGCCTTGATGGGGAGTTTCTGATCGAGGGCATGTTCACGTTCGTCCCGGGGGGTGTGTACGCCGCTCTGATCTTCATGCTGGTGCTGATTTTCGTGCTGGGTTTTTTCCTGGAGTGGATTCAGATCAGTTACATCGCCGTGCCACTGTTGCTCCCCTTCATCCAGCAGGCGGGCGGCGATATTTCCATGGTCTGGGTGGCTATTCTCATCGCCATGAATCTGCAGACGTCGTTCCTGACACCGCCTTTCGGCTGGTCGTTGCTGTTCATGCGGGGCGTGGCGCCGCCCGGGGTGACAACAGGAGATATCTATCGCGGGGCGGTCCCGTTCGTGATCATCCAGATCGTGGCGCTGGCACTGATCTTCGCCTTCCCCGGCGTCGTGCTCTGGCTGCCCGAAGCCATTGGCTGGTAG
- a CDS encoding sulfite exporter TauE/SafE family protein: MGDITLVEMGGLVLGLLLTGVLAGILAGLLGVGGGIVVVPVLFYVFALLDIDPALRMHLAVGTSLAIIVPTSLRSARSHYHAGTVDTGLLRDLGPALLAGVVLGIVLSAVVSGRFLTAVFAIMAVLVAINMARSSGPPKITGTPPAGALRHGIGTFIGSVSTMMGIGGGTLSVPILDALGYPIRRSIGTAAAIGTIISVPGAVGFVWAGWGADSLPPFSLGYVSLLGLAVIAPLTVLCAPFGVRLAMTMDTTHLKRAFAVFLFLTALSMLYSVLNG, from the coding sequence ATGGGGGATATCACGCTGGTCGAGATGGGTGGCCTGGTGCTGGGGTTGTTGCTCACGGGGGTTCTGGCGGGGATTCTCGCCGGCCTGCTCGGGGTGGGTGGGGGCATCGTGGTTGTGCCGGTGCTGTTCTACGTGTTTGCCCTGCTGGATATCGACCCCGCGCTGCGCATGCACCTGGCGGTGGGCACCTCCCTGGCGATCATCGTGCCCACATCCCTGCGTTCCGCCCGCAGCCATTATCACGCCGGCACGGTGGACACCGGGTTGCTGCGCGACCTGGGCCCTGCCCTGCTGGCCGGGGTCGTGCTGGGCATTGTGTTGAGCGCGGTGGTCTCCGGGCGTTTCCTCACCGCGGTTTTCGCGATCATGGCCGTGCTGGTGGCGATCAACATGGCACGTTCCAGCGGGCCGCCGAAGATTACCGGCACGCCCCCTGCTGGTGCGCTCCGGCACGGGATCGGTACGTTCATCGGCAGTGTCTCCACCATGATGGGGATTGGCGGAGGCACGCTGAGCGTGCCCATCCTGGATGCCCTGGGTTACCCGATCCGCCGTTCCATCGGTACGGCGGCGGCCATTGGCACCATCATTTCCGTGCCGGGGGCGGTGGGCTTCGTCTGGGCGGGCTGGGGCGCGGACTCGCTGCCTCCCTTCAGCCTGGGCTATGTGAGCCTACTGGGCCTGGCCGTGATCGCGCCACTGACGGTTCTTTGTGCACCATTCGGGGTCAGGTTGGCCATGACCATGGACACGACGCACCTGAAAAGGGCGTTCGCTGTGTTCCTGTTCCTCACTGCGCTGTCCATGCTCTACAGCGTGCTCAACGGGTGA
- the ptsP gene encoding phosphoenolpyruvate--protein phosphotransferase gives MLQTLHSIIQEVNAARGLQHALNIIVKRVADSTHVDVCSVYLVDQDTQEYVLMATRGLNPDAVGQVRLRFDEGLVGLVGERKEPLNLEDAETHPRFRYFPETGEEKFHSFLGAPIIHFRRLLGVLVVQQTARRRFGEEEVAFIVTMAAQLSGAIAHSEASGNEGSGGLPTPLPLTRKPLDGVPGAPGVAFGRAMVAYSPADLFAVPDRAVDDVDGEVASFRSALKAVRAEVQELADQLADAIPSDEHMMFDVYLKMLDSESLVQGTEQRIREGNWACGALRDSIAQYVSVFDEMEDPYLRERASDIRDVGRRILMRLQMDSGDSREVPEGTILVGEEISASQLAEIPTERLKGVVTARGSGNSHVAILARALNIPAVMGVAELPVGRLENKQLIADGYTGRVHIEPDKRVRKEYRRLLKEDAELSEELQVLKDQPAQTPCGFRMGLYANTGLMADITSSLASGCDGIGLHRTEFPFMVRERFPGEDEQTVVYRQVLEPFVPRPVVLRTLDVGGDKPLPYFPVREENPFLGWRGIRLTLDHPEIFLSQLRAMLRANANCGNLRILLPMISRVQEVDEARVLLERAREELEEEGIEIGTMPEIGVMIEVPSAVYQADSLARRVDFLSIGSNDLTQYLLAVDRNNARVAGLYDELHPAVLQAVRQVVEAGERNDCPVSVCGAMAGDPASSILLLGLGVRGLSMSVSSLLRVKWVMRSFTRQQASALLEEAFTLENPADVRRRLNRALEEAGLGGLVRPGK, from the coding sequence ATGCTTCAGACCCTTCACAGCATTATCCAGGAGGTCAATGCCGCCCGCGGGCTGCAGCATGCGCTGAATATCATCGTCAAGCGCGTGGCCGATTCCACCCATGTGGACGTCTGCTCCGTCTACCTGGTGGATCAGGACACCCAGGAATACGTGCTCATGGCCACTCGCGGGCTGAACCCGGATGCCGTCGGCCAGGTGCGTCTGCGCTTTGATGAGGGGTTGGTTGGCCTGGTGGGCGAGCGCAAGGAGCCCCTGAACCTCGAGGATGCGGAAACACACCCCCGCTTCCGCTATTTCCCCGAGACCGGTGAAGAGAAGTTCCACTCCTTCCTCGGGGCACCGATCATTCACTTCCGCCGCCTGCTCGGCGTGCTGGTGGTGCAGCAGACTGCGCGGCGCCGCTTCGGCGAGGAGGAAGTGGCGTTCATCGTCACCATGGCCGCCCAGCTCTCCGGTGCCATTGCCCACAGCGAGGCCAGTGGCAACGAGGGCAGCGGCGGCCTGCCCACGCCACTGCCGCTGACCCGCAAGCCTCTGGACGGTGTCCCCGGGGCGCCGGGAGTGGCCTTCGGCCGGGCCATGGTGGCGTACTCCCCCGCGGACCTGTTCGCCGTGCCGGACAGGGCCGTCGACGACGTGGACGGCGAGGTGGCCTCCTTCCGCAGTGCCCTGAAGGCGGTGCGCGCGGAGGTCCAGGAACTGGCGGATCAGCTCGCCGACGCCATTCCGTCGGACGAGCACATGATGTTCGACGTCTATCTGAAGATGCTCGACAGCGAGAGTCTTGTGCAGGGTACCGAGCAGCGCATCCGTGAGGGGAACTGGGCCTGCGGTGCTCTGCGTGACAGCATCGCGCAGTACGTCAGCGTCTTCGACGAAATGGAAGATCCCTACCTGCGTGAGCGCGCCAGCGATATCCGCGACGTGGGGCGCCGCATCCTCATGCGGTTGCAAATGGACAGCGGCGACAGCCGTGAGGTGCCCGAGGGCACCATCCTGGTGGGCGAGGAGATCAGCGCCTCACAACTGGCGGAGATCCCCACGGAACGGCTGAAAGGGGTGGTCACTGCCCGGGGCTCGGGCAACTCCCACGTGGCCATACTGGCCCGGGCGCTCAACATCCCCGCGGTCATGGGTGTGGCCGAGCTGCCCGTGGGGCGGCTGGAGAACAAGCAACTGATCGCCGATGGCTATACCGGCCGTGTCCACATCGAGCCGGACAAGCGGGTGCGCAAGGAGTACCGGCGGCTGCTCAAGGAGGATGCCGAGCTGTCCGAGGAGCTCCAGGTGCTCAAGGACCAGCCGGCGCAGACGCCCTGCGGTTTCCGCATGGGGCTCTATGCCAACACGGGCCTCATGGCGGATATTACGTCGTCCCTGGCCAGTGGCTGCGACGGTATTGGTCTGCACCGTACCGAGTTCCCCTTCATGGTGCGCGAGCGCTTCCCCGGCGAAGATGAGCAGACCGTGGTCTACCGCCAGGTGCTGGAGCCCTTCGTGCCGCGGCCGGTGGTGCTGCGCACCCTGGACGTGGGCGGCGACAAGCCGTTGCCCTATTTCCCGGTGCGGGAGGAGAACCCGTTCCTCGGCTGGCGGGGGATTCGTCTGACCCTGGATCATCCGGAAATCTTCCTGTCCCAGCTGCGGGCGATGCTGCGGGCCAATGCCAACTGCGGCAATCTGCGTATTTTGTTGCCCATGATCAGCCGCGTCCAGGAGGTGGACGAGGCGCGGGTGCTGCTGGAGCGTGCCCGCGAGGAGCTGGAAGAAGAGGGCATCGAGATCGGCACCATGCCCGAGATCGGGGTGATGATCGAGGTGCCCTCGGCGGTGTACCAGGCGGACAGCCTTGCGCGGCGTGTGGACTTCCTCTCCATCGGCAGCAACGACCTGACCCAGTATCTGCTTGCTGTGGATCGTAACAATGCACGGGTGGCGGGCCTTTACGATGAGCTGCACCCCGCGGTGCTGCAGGCCGTGCGCCAGGTGGTGGAAGCCGGGGAGCGCAACGATTGCCCGGTGAGTGTGTGCGGCGCCATGGCGGGGGACCCCGCCTCGTCCATCCTGTTGCTGGGGCTGGGCGTGCGGGGGCTGAGCATGAGCGTCTCCAGTCTGCTGCGGGTCAAGTGGGTGATGCGCAGCTTCACCCGTCAGCAGGCCAGCGCCCTGTTGGAGGAGGCATTTACCCTGGAGAACCCGGCGGATGTCCGGCGGCGCCTGAACCGGGCACTGGAGGAGGCGGGTCTCGGCGGTCTGGTGCGACCAGGCAAGTAG
- a CDS encoding TRAP transporter small permease subunit → MLRLVVRLEFLLKRLTGLAGWIGVIAMGLMVLLVFTNVVLRYGFGVGAVWAQELQWYLLSVMAMVGIAYAMRYDDHVRVDIFSQRYGRTGRLWLNLLTATVVALPCAVLIIHFGYPFAEGSFLRGERSPNSNGLPWRFIPKGLVVVGFAFVATQAVAEALASGRRLTFHYMHMLRS, encoded by the coding sequence ATGCTGCGTCTCGTTGTTCGGTTGGAGTTTCTGCTCAAGCGGTTGACCGGTCTGGCGGGCTGGATCGGCGTGATCGCCATGGGGCTGATGGTGCTGCTGGTGTTCACCAACGTGGTGCTGCGCTACGGTTTCGGCGTCGGTGCCGTCTGGGCTCAGGAGCTGCAGTGGTACCTGCTGTCGGTGATGGCCATGGTGGGCATTGCCTATGCCATGCGCTACGACGATCACGTTCGGGTCGACATCTTTTCCCAGCGGTATGGCCGCACCGGCCGCCTCTGGCTCAATCTTCTGACCGCGACGGTGGTCGCGCTGCCGTGCGCGGTGCTGATCATCCACTTCGGCTACCCCTTCGCCGAGGGTTCCTTCCTGCGCGGTGAGCGTTCTCCGAATTCCAACGGGCTGCCCTGGCGTTTCATTCCCAAGGGGCTGGTGGTCGTCGGCTTCGCCTTCGTGGCCACCCAGGCTGTTGCCGAGGCGCTGGCCAGCGGTCGTCGCCTGACTTTCCACTACATGCACATGCTGCGGAGCTGA
- a CDS encoding Lrp/AsnC family transcriptional regulator, translating to MSLETPILRLLIKDARMSYAEIARELDCSRAYAREQVKKLLNDGLIEQFTVVLNPDKMGKTLSTFVDAKVAPWRLEETARELADTPEVVSLYIMNDMQSLHIHTLTDDNDSLYRFLQEHLLGRDYVISLDCKTLMSRVKHRRGGPRL from the coding sequence ATGAGTCTGGAGACGCCGATCCTGCGGCTGCTCATCAAGGACGCCCGCATGTCCTACGCCGAAATCGCCCGGGAGCTCGACTGCTCCCGGGCCTATGCCCGGGAGCAGGTCAAGAAGCTTCTGAACGACGGCCTGATCGAGCAGTTCACCGTGGTGCTGAACCCGGACAAGATGGGCAAGACCCTGTCCACCTTCGTGGATGCGAAAGTCGCCCCGTGGCGCCTGGAGGAGACGGCACGGGAGCTGGCCGACACGCCGGAGGTGGTCAGCCTTTACATCATGAACGACATGCAGAGCCTGCACATCCACACGCTCACGGATGATAACGACAGTCTCTACCGCTTTCTTCAGGAGCACCTGCTCGGTCGCGACTACGTAATCAGCCTGGACTGCAAGACGCTCATGTCACGGGTGAAGCATCGGCGCGGTGGCCCCCGGCTCTGA
- a CDS encoding LrgB family protein yields MTEEITDIWVYLATSPLLWLTTTLAVFVFSTWLNQRLGGSPALHPVLLSMGLLIVILLATGTDYDTYFEGAQFVHFMLGPATVALAIPLYYHRRQIRAWLGPLLVAGVVGASVAALSAIAVGSLLGGGDVSLMSLAPKSVTTPIAMGVAEQLGGLPSLTAALVLLTGSLGCLMAPGLIRVLRIRDDAVKGFAMGLTAHGLGTAQAFSISATAGAFAGLGLSLAGLITAFLLPLLITWLPLG; encoded by the coding sequence ATGACTGAAGAGATCACCGACATCTGGGTGTACCTGGCCACCTCGCCACTGCTGTGGCTCACCACGACGCTGGCGGTTTTCGTGTTCAGCACCTGGCTGAACCAGCGGCTGGGCGGCAGCCCGGCCCTGCACCCGGTGCTGCTGTCCATGGGCCTGCTGATCGTGATCCTGCTGGCCACCGGCACGGACTACGACACCTACTTCGAGGGCGCGCAGTTCGTGCATTTCATGCTGGGGCCAGCCACCGTGGCCCTGGCCATCCCGCTCTACTACCACCGCCGGCAGATCCGCGCCTGGCTGGGGCCGTTGCTGGTTGCCGGCGTTGTCGGCGCCAGCGTCGCGGCGCTGTCCGCCATAGCTGTGGGATCGCTGCTGGGCGGCGGCGACGTCAGCCTGATGTCGCTGGCACCGAAATCGGTGACCACGCCCATCGCCATGGGCGTGGCGGAGCAGCTGGGCGGCCTGCCCTCGCTCACCGCTGCACTGGTGCTCCTCACCGGCAGCCTGGGCTGCCTGATGGCACCCGGGCTGATCCGCGTTCTGCGCATCCGCGACGACGCGGTCAAGGGCTTCGCCATGGGGCTGACTGCCCACGGACTGGGAACCGCGCAGGCATTCAGCATCAGCGCCACCGCCGGTGCCTTCGCCGGGCTCGGCCTGAGCCTGGCGGGTCTGATCACCGCCTTCCTGCTGCCCCTGCTGATCACCTGGCTGCCCCTGGGGTAA
- a CDS encoding RNA pyrophosphohydrolase has protein sequence MIDSDGFRANVGIILSNEEGRVFWGRRIGQNAWQFPQGGIKRDETPEQALYRELHEEVGLEPAHVEVIGATAGWLRYHLPRHLVRRHQRPLCIGQKQQWFLLRLVGGESAVRLDASGSPEFDDWRWVDYWRPARDVVFFKRHVYRRALRELAPLLFPDGAPEQPAHVQGAQGGGRRRRRSTGA, from the coding sequence GTGATTGATTCGGACGGCTTCAGAGCGAACGTCGGCATTATCCTCAGTAACGAGGAGGGCCGGGTGTTCTGGGGGCGTCGTATCGGCCAGAATGCCTGGCAGTTCCCCCAGGGGGGCATCAAGCGCGACGAGACGCCCGAGCAGGCATTGTACCGCGAGCTGCACGAGGAGGTCGGCCTGGAGCCGGCGCACGTGGAGGTGATCGGTGCCACTGCAGGCTGGCTGCGCTATCACCTGCCCCGGCACCTGGTGCGGCGCCACCAGCGGCCCTTATGTATTGGCCAGAAACAGCAGTGGTTCCTGCTGCGGCTGGTCGGTGGCGAGTCCGCCGTGCGCCTGGACGCCAGCGGCAGTCCGGAGTTCGACGACTGGCGCTGGGTGGATTACTGGCGCCCGGCCCGGGACGTGGTGTTCTTCAAGCGTCATGTCTACCGCAGGGCCCTGCGTGAGCTGGCCCCGCTGCTGTTTCCGGACGGTGCCCCGGAGCAGCCGGCCCATGTCCAGGGAGCCCAGGGGGGCGGGCGTCGCCGGCGCCGCTCCACCGGCGCCTGA
- a CDS encoding TRAP transporter substrate-binding protein, giving the protein MGISRRKLLKFGGAAAAATAGTIGAPSIIKARETYNWRMTTSWPAGLPFYQTGPGSATDFARRVEAMSDGRIQIRVYAADELVPAFEGFDAVSSGGQVQLNHACSYYWAGESFAAQYFTTVPFGMTFQGFNAWLTEGGGNELWREVYEPFNLVPLAVGCTGVQPVGWFREPVESLSDFDGLSIRMPGLAGDVYDAIGANAQLLPGGEIFAALERGAIDAAEWVGPYLDRELGLHNAASYYYSSGWHEPSTTTEVIINKDDYESLPDDLKAILHNAAAACNITSHAWLEARNGDALDDLRDNHGVTFDTLPEDVIDALFEATRDILNTQANRDPLVKKVNDSFWEFKKKHDRWQENSETIFQTQIRDKGRRMLD; this is encoded by the coding sequence ATGGGAATTTCTCGACGCAAGCTTCTCAAGTTCGGGGGCGCCGCGGCTGCCGCGACGGCCGGCACCATCGGGGCGCCATCCATCATCAAGGCGCGTGAAACCTACAATTGGCGCATGACCACCAGCTGGCCGGCGGGGCTGCCCTTCTACCAGACCGGCCCGGGCAGTGCCACGGATTTTGCCCGCCGGGTGGAAGCCATGTCCGACGGCCGGATCCAGATCCGCGTCTATGCGGCGGATGAGCTGGTGCCGGCGTTCGAGGGCTTCGATGCCGTCTCTTCCGGCGGCCAGGTGCAGCTCAACCACGCCTGCTCGTACTACTGGGCCGGGGAGTCCTTCGCGGCCCAGTATTTCACCACGGTTCCTTTTGGCATGACGTTCCAGGGCTTCAACGCCTGGTTGACGGAAGGCGGCGGCAACGAGCTGTGGAGGGAGGTGTACGAGCCCTTCAACCTGGTGCCGCTGGCGGTGGGTTGCACCGGCGTACAGCCCGTGGGCTGGTTCCGCGAGCCCGTGGAGAGTCTCAGCGACTTCGACGGTCTGAGCATCCGCATGCCTGGACTGGCCGGTGACGTGTATGACGCCATCGGTGCCAATGCCCAGCTCCTTCCCGGCGGGGAAATCTTCGCCGCCCTGGAGCGTGGCGCCATTGACGCCGCCGAGTGGGTCGGCCCCTACCTGGATCGCGAGCTCGGGCTGCACAACGCGGCCAGCTACTACTATTCCAGCGGCTGGCATGAGCCGTCCACCACCACCGAGGTGATCATCAACAAGGATGATTACGAGTCCCTGCCGGATGACCTGAAGGCCATCCTTCACAATGCGGCGGCGGCCTGCAACATCACCTCCCACGCCTGGCTGGAAGCCCGCAACGGCGATGCCCTGGACGACTTGCGGGACAACCACGGGGTCACTTTCGACACCCTGCCGGAAGACGTGATCGATGCCTTATTCGAGGCGACCCGGGACATCCTGAACACGCAGGCGAACCGGGATCCGCTGGTGAAGAAGGTCAACGACAGCTTCTGGGAGTTCAAGAAGAAGCACGACCGCTGGCAGGAGAACAGCGAGACGATCTTCCAGACGCAGATCCGTGACAAGGGTCGCCGGATGCTGGATTGA
- a CDS encoding CidA/LrgA family protein — protein sequence MNLIHGMLGILVCQLVGETLARAAGLPIPGPVLGMLLLFAFLLWYGDPPPALRRVSDTLLNYLALLFVPAGVGIMVHFQLIARDWLAISVALVVSTAVTLIATMLTLRGMLALRRRRHD from the coding sequence ATGAACCTGATCCACGGCATGCTCGGCATCCTCGTCTGCCAGCTGGTGGGCGAGACACTGGCCCGGGCGGCAGGGCTGCCGATACCCGGGCCGGTGCTCGGCATGCTGCTGCTGTTCGCATTCCTGCTCTGGTACGGCGACCCACCCCCGGCGCTGCGCCGGGTCAGCGATACCCTGCTCAACTACCTGGCGCTGCTGTTCGTGCCCGCCGGGGTGGGCATCATGGTGCACTTCCAGCTCATCGCACGGGACTGGCTCGCCATCAGCGTCGCCCTGGTAGTGAGCACGGCGGTCACGCTGATCGCCACCATGCTCACCCTGCGCGGCATGCTGGCGCTGCGGAGGCGCCGCCATGACTGA
- a CDS encoding gamma-glutamyltransferase family protein, whose amino-acid sequence MVVKANPEPLRAAVVAPHHLAAEAGGEVLAEGGNALEAMTAAAAAIAVTYPHMNGLGGDGFWLVQEPGKPAWGIEACGTAAALATPEWYRRQGFDSIPHRGGVAANTVAGTVSGWALAERASREQWGGRLPLKRLLAPAATLARRGFPMTASQSDTLADKRDELTPQPGFNDVFVPGGASVPVGEALRQPALADLLDRIAEAGPADFYQGDVAATIARELEAAGSPLRGADLADYAARYVDPLSLQLDDGLLANMPPPTQGLASLLILGLYDRVRARHPHTVDGDAYVHALVECTKAAFRVRDRVVTDPGRVPEPPAGLLTPAVLDQLATGFDPDQAAPWPPSRGGGDTVWLGAVDAEGRSVSFIQSLFHEFGSGVSMPSLGIVWQNRGCSFSLDPAALNVLEPGRRPFHTLNPALATMSDGRTVVYGTMGGEGQPQTQAAIYTRAIRHGMSPEDAVAAPRWLLGRTWGHGTDSLKVEEDLGEAVIRGLRERGHPVDVVSGCNSMMGHAGMLVRSPEGAVFASSDPRCDGGVAGVH is encoded by the coding sequence ATGGTCGTGAAAGCAAACCCCGAGCCCTTGCGGGCAGCGGTGGTCGCACCGCACCACCTGGCGGCGGAGGCGGGGGGCGAGGTGCTGGCCGAGGGCGGTAACGCGCTGGAGGCGATGACTGCCGCTGCCGCCGCCATTGCGGTGACCTACCCCCACATGAACGGGCTGGGCGGCGACGGCTTCTGGCTGGTGCAGGAACCGGGCAAGCCGGCATGGGGCATCGAAGCCTGCGGCACGGCTGCCGCGCTGGCGACGCCCGAGTGGTATCGCAGGCAGGGGTTCGACAGTATTCCCCATCGTGGCGGTGTTGCGGCCAATACCGTCGCGGGTACCGTCAGCGGCTGGGCGCTGGCGGAACGGGCTTCCCGGGAGCAGTGGGGTGGCCGGTTGCCGCTCAAGCGCCTGCTGGCCCCGGCCGCAACGCTGGCTCGTCGAGGCTTTCCCATGACCGCCAGCCAGTCTGACACCCTGGCGGATAAACGGGACGAACTCACCCCTCAGCCGGGATTCAATGACGTATTCGTGCCCGGTGGCGCGTCGGTCCCCGTGGGCGAGGCCCTGCGGCAACCGGCGCTGGCCGATCTGCTGGACCGTATTGCCGAGGCCGGTCCGGCGGACTTTTACCAGGGTGACGTCGCCGCCACCATTGCGCGGGAGCTGGAGGCTGCCGGTAGCCCCTTGCGCGGCGCCGATCTGGCCGACTACGCCGCGCGCTATGTGGATCCGCTGTCATTGCAGCTGGACGACGGCCTGCTGGCCAACATGCCGCCACCCACCCAGGGCCTGGCGTCGCTCCTGATTCTGGGGCTCTACGACCGCGTTCGTGCACGCCACCCCCACACAGTGGACGGCGACGCCTATGTGCACGCCCTGGTGGAATGCACCAAGGCGGCGTTCCGTGTCCGCGACCGGGTGGTAACGGATCCCGGCCGCGTCCCGGAGCCTCCGGCAGGTCTGCTGACTCCGGCGGTGCTGGATCAGCTGGCGACGGGGTTCGATCCGGACCAGGCAGCGCCCTGGCCACCGTCCCGGGGCGGCGGGGATACCGTCTGGCTGGGTGCGGTGGATGCGGAAGGCCGCAGCGTAAGCTTCATCCAGAGCCTGTTCCACGAGTTCGGCAGCGGAGTGTCGATGCCGTCGCTGGGTATCGTGTGGCAGAACCGTGGTTGCAGTTTCTCCCTGGATCCCGCCGCCCTGAACGTGCTGGAGCCCGGCCGTCGACCCTTCCATACCCTGAACCCGGCGCTGGCGACCATGTCCGACGGCCGAACCGTGGTCTACGGCACCATGGGCGGTGAAGGCCAGCCCCAGACCCAGGCGGCGATCTATACCCGCGCCATTCGTCACGGCATGTCACCGGAGGACGCCGTGGCGGCGCCGCGTTGGCTGCTGGGGCGAACCTGGGGGCACGGTACCGATTCCCTCAAGGTCGAGGAGGATCTGGGTGAAGCCGTCATCCGTGGGTTGCGGGAACGTGGCCATCCGGTGGATGTGGTCAGTGGCTGCAACAGCATGATGGGCCACGCCGGCATGTTGGTCCGGTCGCCGGAGGGGGCCGTTTTCGCAAGTTCCGACCCGCGCTGCGACGGCGGTGTGGCCGGCGTTCACTGA
- a CDS encoding HAD family phosphatase, protein MPLAIFDLDNTLLHGDSDYLWGRFMVKRSLVDGPSYDAENDRFYQQYLAGTLDIHAYLRFALAPLTWYSPEELHAWRREFVDEWIRPLVLPRGRELVRDHAARGDTTLIITATNRFITTPIADLFSVDELLATTPEWRDGAYTGEVTGPVTFGAGKVEALEEWLTRHGESLAGSHFYSDSHNDLPLLERVDHPVAVDADDTLLRHAGERGWRTMSLR, encoded by the coding sequence ATGCCACTGGCGATATTCGATCTCGACAACACCCTGTTGCACGGCGACAGCGACTACCTCTGGGGCCGCTTTATGGTGAAGCGGAGTCTGGTGGACGGGCCAAGCTATGATGCGGAGAACGACCGCTTCTACCAGCAGTACCTGGCGGGAACACTGGACATCCACGCGTATCTGCGTTTCGCGCTGGCACCGCTGACCTGGTACAGCCCGGAAGAACTTCACGCATGGCGGCGGGAGTTCGTGGACGAATGGATCCGGCCCCTGGTGCTGCCCCGGGGCCGCGAGCTGGTGCGCGATCACGCGGCCAGGGGGGATACCACCCTGATCATTACCGCCACCAACCGCTTCATTACCACCCCCATCGCCGACCTGTTCAGCGTGGATGAGCTGCTGGCAACCACGCCGGAATGGCGCGACGGGGCCTATACCGGCGAAGTCACCGGTCCGGTGACCTTCGGCGCGGGCAAGGTGGAGGCGCTGGAGGAGTGGCTAACCCGGCACGGCGAGAGCCTCGCAGGCAGCCATTTCTACAGCGACTCCCACAACGATCTGCCGCTGCTGGAACGGGTGGATCACCCGGTGGCGGTGGACGCCGACGACACCCTGCTGCGCCATGCCGGCGAGCGCGGCTGGCGAACCATGAGCCTGCGATGA